A genome region from Streptomyces antimycoticus includes the following:
- a CDS encoding EamA family transporter, with translation MQVSGGHSRQRKVGLGLALVSALTFGGSGVAAKPLIEAGLAPLEVTWLRVTGAALILLPLAWRHRRLLTRRPALLVGFGLLAVAGVQACYFAALSRIPVGVALLVEYLAPALVLGWVRFVQRRPVSRAAAIGVVLAVGGLACVVEVWSGLSFNALGLLLAFGAAFCQVGYFVLSDHGSDGQDPADPLGVIAYGLLIGAVALTVVGRPWGMDWTVLTGGADLAGARVPALVLLAWIVLVATVIAYLTGVLSVRRLSPQVAGVLACLEAVIATVLAWVLLDEHLGLAQVVGGVVVLAGALIAQTSTPKAAAAEPVAASAPVEGEREYTTGG, from the coding sequence GTGCAGGTATCCGGAGGCCACTCACGGCAAAGGAAGGTCGGCCTGGGGCTCGCCCTGGTGTCGGCGCTCACGTTCGGCGGATCGGGTGTCGCCGCCAAACCGCTGATCGAGGCGGGGCTCGCGCCGCTCGAGGTCACCTGGCTGCGGGTGACCGGCGCGGCCCTGATCCTGCTGCCCCTGGCCTGGCGCCATCGCCGGCTGCTGACCCGCCGCCCCGCCCTGCTGGTGGGGTTCGGCCTGCTGGCCGTCGCGGGAGTGCAGGCCTGCTACTTCGCGGCGCTCTCTCGGATCCCCGTCGGCGTCGCGCTGCTCGTCGAATACCTGGCGCCCGCGCTGGTGCTGGGGTGGGTGCGGTTCGTCCAGCGTCGGCCGGTGAGCCGGGCCGCGGCGATCGGCGTCGTCCTGGCCGTCGGCGGACTCGCGTGTGTGGTGGAGGTCTGGTCCGGGCTGAGCTTCAACGCCCTCGGACTGCTGCTCGCCTTCGGCGCGGCCTTCTGCCAGGTGGGCTACTTCGTCCTCTCCGACCACGGCAGCGACGGCCAGGACCCGGCGGATCCGCTCGGTGTCATCGCCTACGGACTGCTGATCGGAGCCGTCGCGCTGACCGTGGTCGGCCGTCCCTGGGGCATGGACTGGACGGTCCTCACAGGCGGCGCCGACCTGGCGGGCGCCCGCGTTCCCGCCCTGGTGCTGCTCGCCTGGATCGTGCTGGTGGCGACGGTGATCGCGTATCTCACCGGGGTGCTGTCGGTGCGCCGGCTCTCACCGCAGGTGGCCGGGGTGCTCGCCTGTCTGGAGGCGGTCATCGCGACCGTCCTGGCGTGGGTGCTGCTGGATGAGCACCTGGGCCTGGCGCAGGTCGTCGGCGGTGTGGTGGTGCTGGCCGGCGCACTGATCGCCCAGACCTCCACCCCGAAGGCCGCCGCCGCCGAGCCGGTGGCGGCCTCGGCGCCGGTCGAGGGGGAGCGGGAGTACACGACGGGAGGGTGA
- a CDS encoding Clp protease N-terminal domain-containing protein: protein MRGRTLSAGPDDAGCEDRVSEVVATVIAGARRRAVRDGDAQIDTAHLLHGLLESDPDVREVFPGGTPQVIRLLGYLVQRVIGYGLRWSGTVEVSGAAPSAGSGLAGWSPAATAALDAAVRRAASRGGSRAGGLDLLAAFVRDRECRAMEVLRRAGVAVEPLVTALAVETCQQSTG from the coding sequence GTGCGAGGTCGTACCCTTTCCGCCGGCCCGGACGACGCCGGATGCGAGGACCGGGTCAGCGAAGTGGTGGCCACCGTGATCGCGGGAGCTCGCCGGCGCGCCGTACGCGATGGTGACGCGCAGATCGACACCGCCCATCTGCTGCACGGCCTCCTGGAGTCCGACCCGGATGTGCGCGAGGTGTTTCCCGGCGGCACGCCCCAGGTGATACGGCTGCTGGGGTATCTGGTGCAGCGCGTCATCGGCTACGGGCTCCGGTGGAGCGGCACCGTCGAGGTCTCGGGGGCGGCGCCGTCGGCGGGGAGCGGGCTGGCCGGGTGGTCGCCCGCCGCGACGGCCGCCCTCGATGCGGCGGTCCGCCGCGCCGCCTCCCGTGGCGGGTCCCGGGCCGGTGGCCTGGATCTCCTCGCCGCGTTCGTCCGCGACCGGGAGTGTCGCGCCATGGAGGTGCTGCGGCGCGCGGGCGTCGCCGTCGAACCGCTGGTCACCGCCCTGGCCGTGGAGACCTGCCAGCAGTCAACGGGATGA
- a CDS encoding type II toxin-antitoxin system Rv0910 family toxin produces MAEVSAQTRIEAPAEKVWARLTDFSTYGDWNATHTSFPRGGPATLEVAATYEENMKLMGFPAEVTWTVEECEPARLLATRGKGPMGVNLAMRYSLTPDGDATTVRVDGEFTGAAVSLMAGKLKDSATGALNESLRKLSALVV; encoded by the coding sequence ATGGCCGAGGTCAGCGCGCAGACACGCATCGAGGCACCGGCCGAGAAGGTCTGGGCCCGGCTGACGGACTTCTCCACATACGGCGACTGGAACGCCACCCACACCAGCTTTCCGCGGGGCGGCCCGGCCACTCTGGAAGTGGCGGCGACCTATGAGGAGAACATGAAACTGATGGGCTTTCCGGCCGAGGTGACCTGGACCGTCGAGGAGTGCGAACCCGCCCGGCTGCTGGCCACCCGGGGCAAGGGCCCGATGGGTGTGAACCTCGCCATGCGCTATTCGCTCACACCGGACGGCGATGCCACGACGGTGCGCGTGGACGGGGAGTTCACGGGGGCGGCGGTTTCCTTGATGGCCGGGAAGCTGAAGGACTCGGCGACCGGCGCGCTCAATGAGTCACTGCGCAAGCTGAGCGCGCTGGTCGTCTGA
- a CDS encoding PadR family transcriptional regulator: MRSHGHGREHCGPGHRGRGEGEGRRAAFGPFGPGFDGPPFGGPPFGGRGRGGPGGRGPRGRARRGDVRASILALLKDRPMHGYEMIQEIAERSGGAWRPSPGSVYPTLQMLEDEGLIGSESEGGKKLFALTDAGRTEAEAGPAAPWEEAGRGIDWEAMQEVRQAGFGLMEAFSQVWRTGSAEQRQKAVSVINESRKRLYLILAEQDEEQGGAERGGGS, encoded by the coding sequence ATGCGTTCCCATGGACATGGACGTGAACACTGCGGACCCGGCCACCGCGGCCGGGGCGAGGGTGAGGGGCGGCGCGCGGCATTCGGCCCGTTCGGCCCCGGTTTCGACGGCCCGCCCTTCGGTGGGCCCCCGTTCGGCGGCCGAGGCCGCGGCGGCCCCGGTGGTCGCGGGCCGCGTGGGCGGGCGCGGCGCGGCGATGTGCGCGCCTCGATCCTGGCCCTGCTGAAGGACCGCCCGATGCACGGCTACGAGATGATCCAGGAGATCGCCGAGCGCAGCGGGGGAGCCTGGCGGCCCAGCCCCGGCTCGGTGTATCCCACGCTTCAGATGCTCGAGGACGAGGGGCTGATCGGCAGCGAGAGCGAGGGCGGCAAGAAGCTGTTCGCGCTCACCGACGCCGGCCGCACCGAGGCCGAGGCGGGGCCCGCGGCCCCGTGGGAGGAGGCCGGGCGCGGCATCGACTGGGAGGCCATGCAGGAGGTCCGTCAGGCGGGCTTCGGGCTGATGGAGGCGTTTTCCCAGGTCTGGCGCACCGGCAGCGCGGAGCAGCGGCAGAAGGCCGTCTCCGTCATCAACGAGTCGCGCAAGCGGCTGTATCTCATCCTCGCCGAGCAGGACGAGGAGCAGGGCGGCGCCGAGCGGGGCGGCGGGAGCTGA
- a CDS encoding PhzF family phenazine biosynthesis protein yields MRIRIVDAFTEHPFAGNPAGVVLLDTDSFPDDGRLQQVAAEVNLAETAFAHPLPQTAEADWALRWFTPVTEAPMCGHATLATAHVLKTTGAATGTVRFATLSGVLSATADDGGSITLDFPTASLTALPVSQKTAEVAGALGAEIVSAHHAGPHIDDLLIELADEKTVRALAPDLASLKRISHRGVIVTAAAEDPTRGYDFVSRMFAPAVGIDEDPVTGSAHTALAPYWSAWFGRDELTGLQASARTGLVRTALRGDRTLLTGGAVTVIDGELLA; encoded by the coding sequence ATGCGGATACGTATCGTCGATGCCTTCACCGAGCACCCCTTCGCCGGCAACCCGGCCGGGGTCGTCCTTCTCGACACCGACTCCTTCCCGGACGACGGCCGGCTGCAGCAGGTCGCCGCCGAGGTCAATCTCGCCGAGACCGCCTTCGCCCACCCGCTCCCGCAGACCGCGGAGGCGGACTGGGCGCTGCGCTGGTTCACCCCGGTCACCGAGGCGCCCATGTGCGGCCATGCCACGCTCGCCACCGCCCATGTCCTGAAGACCACGGGGGCCGCGACCGGCACGGTCCGCTTCGCCACCCTCAGCGGGGTCCTGTCGGCGACGGCCGACGACGGCGGCTCCATCACGCTGGACTTCCCCACGGCCTCACTGACCGCGCTGCCGGTCTCCCAGAAGACGGCCGAGGTCGCCGGAGCGCTCGGCGCCGAGATCGTGTCCGCCCATCACGCCGGCCCGCATATCGACGATCTGCTGATCGAGCTGGCCGACGAGAAGACCGTGCGCGCCCTGGCCCCCGACCTCGCCTCACTCAAGCGGATCAGCCACCGGGGCGTCATCGTGACCGCGGCCGCCGAGGACCCCACGCGCGGCTACGACTTCGTCTCGCGGATGTTCGCCCCAGCCGTCGGCATCGACGAGGACCCGGTCACCGGCAGCGCCCACACCGCGCTCGCGCCCTACTGGTCGGCCTGGTTCGGCCGCGACGAGCTGACCGGGCTGCAGGCGTCCGCGCGCACCGGCCTGGTCCGCACCGCGCTGCGCGGCGACCGTACGCTGCTGACGGGCGGCGCCGTCACCGTCATCGACGGCGAATTGCTGGCCTGA
- a CDS encoding CPBP family intramembrane glutamic endopeptidase — MLRTETLLVLALSLGASGLSALISFIGSVTKPGGLKDQAAHLNSSAAPGRPWLDLAWQLFGISTALVPVALVAHLLLREGAGLRAIGFDRDRPRFDLAWGAAVAAAIGGTGLLLYLGARAAGGNLTVVPESLPDVWWKIPVLIASAVQNAVLEEVIVVGYLLRRLGQLGWTPMAALLASSVLRGSYHLYQGIGGFFGNLAMGVIFVVLYRRWGRVGPLVAAHALIDIVAFVGYALLAGRVDWLPTA; from the coding sequence ATGCTGCGCACTGAGACGCTGCTCGTGCTGGCGCTGTCCCTCGGCGCGAGCGGGCTCTCCGCACTGATCAGCTTTATCGGCTCGGTGACCAAACCGGGCGGGCTCAAGGACCAGGCGGCCCATCTCAACTCCTCCGCCGCGCCGGGTCGGCCCTGGCTGGATCTCGCCTGGCAGCTGTTCGGCATCTCGACCGCGCTGGTGCCGGTCGCGCTCGTGGCCCATCTGCTGCTGCGCGAGGGCGCCGGGCTGCGGGCGATCGGCTTCGACCGCGACCGGCCGCGGTTCGACCTGGCGTGGGGCGCCGCGGTCGCGGCCGCGATCGGCGGCACCGGGCTGCTGCTGTATCTGGGGGCGCGGGCGGCCGGGGGCAATCTGACGGTGGTGCCCGAGTCGCTGCCCGATGTGTGGTGGAAGATCCCCGTACTGATCGCCTCCGCCGTGCAGAACGCGGTGCTGGAGGAGGTGATCGTGGTCGGCTATCTGCTGCGCAGGCTCGGGCAGTTGGGCTGGACCCCGATGGCCGCCCTGCTGGCCAGCTCGGTGCTGCGCGGTTCGTACCACCTCTACCAGGGGATCGGCGGCTTCTTCGGCAACCTGGCGATGGGCGTGATCTTCGTGGTGCTCTACCGCCGCTGGGGGCGGGTCGGGCCGCTGGTCGCCGCGCATGCGTTGATCGACATCGTGGCCTTCGTCGGATACGCCCTGCTGGCGGGCCGGGTGGACTGGCTGCCCACGGCCTGA
- a CDS encoding glutamate--cysteine ligase, giving the protein MAGEFDPSGRRRQRVRLRQCLDGLGRLLADKRFDRPKNLMGLEIELNLAGADGLPRMMNAEVLERIGSHDFQTELGQCNLEVNIVPHRLRGRVLDQLSEELRTGLSYADRKAREVSSEIVMIGILPTLAADDLGSTSLSYDDRYKLLNEQMLAARGEDFLIDIEGRERFTYASASIAPEAACTSVQLHLQVTPGRFADAWNAAQAVAAVQIAIGANSPFVFGHEAWRESRPPLFLQATDVRPPEIAAQGTRPRTWFGERWIGSAYELFEENLRYFPPLLSTGEDEDPLRVLDEGGVPELQELALHNGTIYRWNRPVYDVVDGVPHLRVENRVLPAGPTVTDVIANAAFYYGLVRALAEEPRPVWTRLPFAAAAANFDAACRHGIDAVLQWPKSGRSASLARTSAVRLVREELLPLAASGLDSWGVEPADRDRYLGVIEERCKLRVNGASWQTATYHRALAGGLDRDAALAAMTRRYCALMRTDAPVHTWPTDLSG; this is encoded by the coding sequence ATGGCCGGTGAGTTCGACCCGTCCGGCCGGCGACGGCAGCGCGTCCGGTTGCGGCAGTGCCTCGACGGGCTGGGACGGCTCCTGGCCGACAAGCGATTCGACCGCCCGAAGAATCTGATGGGGCTGGAGATCGAGCTGAATCTCGCCGGGGCCGACGGACTGCCGAGGATGATGAACGCGGAGGTTCTGGAGCGCATCGGGAGTCATGATTTCCAGACCGAACTCGGGCAGTGCAACCTTGAAGTAAACATCGTGCCCCACCGTTTGCGCGGACGCGTTCTCGATCAGCTCTCGGAAGAGCTCCGAACCGGTTTGTCATATGCCGATCGCAAGGCGCGGGAAGTGTCCTCCGAGATCGTGATGATCGGAATTCTGCCGACCCTCGCCGCGGACGATCTGGGATCCACGAGTCTCTCCTATGACGACCGTTACAAACTCCTCAACGAACAGATGCTGGCCGCCCGCGGCGAGGATTTCCTCATCGACATCGAGGGCCGTGAGCGGTTCACCTACGCCAGCGCCTCCATCGCCCCCGAGGCGGCCTGCACCTCCGTCCAGCTCCATCTCCAGGTCACCCCGGGGCGCTTCGCGGACGCGTGGAACGCGGCGCAGGCGGTGGCCGCCGTACAGATCGCGATCGGCGCCAACTCCCCCTTCGTCTTCGGCCATGAGGCATGGCGCGAATCCCGGCCGCCGCTGTTCCTTCAGGCCACCGATGTGCGTCCGCCGGAGATCGCCGCCCAGGGGACGCGCCCGCGCACCTGGTTCGGCGAGCGCTGGATCGGTTCCGCCTACGAGCTGTTCGAGGAGAACCTGCGCTATTTCCCGCCCCTGCTCTCCACCGGCGAGGACGAGGACCCGCTGCGGGTGCTGGACGAGGGCGGGGTGCCCGAGCTCCAGGAACTGGCGCTGCACAACGGCACGATCTACCGCTGGAACCGGCCCGTCTACGACGTCGTGGACGGTGTTCCGCATCTGCGCGTGGAGAACCGTGTGCTTCCGGCGGGGCCCACCGTCACCGATGTCATCGCCAACGCCGCCTTCTACTACGGACTGGTCAGGGCGCTCGCCGAGGAGCCCCGCCCGGTGTGGACCCGGCTGCCGTTCGCGGCCGCCGCCGCCAACTTCGACGCGGCCTGCCGGCACGGCATCGACGCGGTCCTGCAGTGGCCCAAATCCGGCCGGTCGGCCTCCCTGGCCCGCACCTCCGCCGTACGGCTGGTCCGCGAGGAGCTGCTGCCGCTCGCCGCGTCCGGCCTCGACTCCTGGGGCGTGGAGCCCGCCGACCGCGACCGCTATCTCGGCGTGATCGAGGAGCGCTGCAAGCTGCGGGTCAACGGGGCGTCCTGGCAGACGGCCACCTACCACCGGGCGCTGGCCGGCGGGCTGGACCGGGACGCCGCCCTCGCGGCCATGACCCGCCGCTACTGCGCCCTGATGCGGACCGACGCGCCGGTGCACACCTGGCCCACCGATCTCTCCGGGTGA
- a CDS encoding DUF5999 family protein: MCQHQPPCPSADSADREAAHLVAHHPEQGWSLLCNGVLLFEDTGELLPDGRVIAPCRPRGSEHIVTAA, encoded by the coding sequence ATGTGCCAGCATCAACCACCCTGCCCGTCAGCCGACTCCGCCGACCGGGAGGCCGCCCATCTGGTGGCGCACCACCCGGAGCAGGGATGGAGCCTGCTGTGCAACGGCGTCCTGCTCTTCGAGGACACCGGTGAGCTGCTGCCGGACGGGCGCGTCATCGCACCCTGCCGGCCGCGGGGTTCCGAGCACATCGTCACCGCGGCCTGA
- the gcvP gene encoding aminomethyl-transferring glycine dehydrogenase: MTANRIALSDLERGTPFEQRHIGPDGEAQAKMLAHVGFGSLDELTEAAVPEVIRSTEALNALPPARSEPEVIAELRGLADRNQVLPSMIGLGYYGTHTPPVILRNVLENPAWYTAYTPYQPEISQGRLEALLNFQTVVADLTGLPTAGSSLLDEATAAAEAMALSRRVGKVKEGVFLVDAECLPQTVAVLRTRAEPTGVEVVVADLAEGIPDEIAERGVFGVLLQYPGASGVVRDPRPVIERAHELGAIVTVAADLLALTLLTSPGELGADIAVGNSQRFGVPMGFGGPHAGFMSVRDAYARNLPGRLVGVSVDADGDKAYRLALQTREQHIRREKATSNICTAQVLLAVMAGMYAVYHGPDGLAAIARRTHRYASVLAEGLRAGGVEVVHGTFFDTLTARVPGRAAEVVAAGREAGVNLRLTDADHVGIACDETTARAQLAAVWSAFGVDGGNGDATGIPGIDELDAAAPDALPAALLRHDGYLAHPVFHQHRSETAMLRYLRRLADRDYALDRGMIPLGSCTMKLNATTEMEPVTWPEFGALHPFAPAEQAQGYLTLIRELEERLAEVTGYDKVSLQPNAGSQGELAGLLAVRAYHRANGDTQRTVCLIPSSAHGTNAASAVMAGMKVVVVKTGEDGEIDTGDLRAKIEKHGAELAVLMVTYPSTHGVFEGHITEICAAVHDAGGQVYVDGANLNALVGLAEPGRFGGDVSHLNLHKTFCIPHGGGGPGVGPVAVREHLAPYLPNHPLQPAAGPATGVGPVSAAPWGSAGILPISWAYIRLMGAEGLRRATQVAVLGANYVAKRLEPHYPVLYTGPGGLVAHECIVDLRPLTKATGVTVDDVAKRLIDYGFHAPTMSFPVAGTLMIEPTESEDLTELDRFCQAMIAIRAEIEKVGSGEWAKEDNPLRNAPHTAASLTGEWDHPYSREEAVFPAGVSAADKYWPPVRRIDGAYGDRNLVCSCPPLESYEG, encoded by the coding sequence ATGACCGCCAATCGCATCGCACTCTCCGACTTGGAACGCGGTACTCCGTTCGAGCAGCGCCATATCGGCCCCGACGGCGAGGCGCAGGCCAAGATGCTCGCCCACGTCGGCTTCGGCTCGCTGGACGAGCTCACCGAGGCCGCCGTACCGGAGGTCATAAGGAGCACCGAGGCGCTGAATGCCCTGCCCCCGGCCCGCAGCGAGCCGGAGGTCATCGCCGAGCTGCGCGGGCTCGCCGACCGCAACCAGGTGCTGCCGTCGATGATCGGTCTCGGCTACTACGGCACCCACACCCCGCCGGTGATCCTGCGCAATGTGCTGGAGAACCCCGCCTGGTACACCGCGTACACGCCCTACCAGCCGGAGATCTCCCAGGGCCGGCTCGAGGCCCTGCTCAACTTCCAGACCGTGGTCGCCGATCTGACCGGGCTGCCCACGGCGGGTTCCTCGCTGCTGGACGAGGCCACCGCGGCCGCCGAGGCGATGGCGCTGTCGCGGCGCGTCGGCAAGGTCAAGGAGGGCGTCTTCCTGGTCGACGCCGAGTGTCTGCCGCAGACCGTCGCGGTCCTGCGGACCCGCGCCGAGCCGACCGGTGTCGAGGTCGTCGTCGCCGATCTGGCCGAGGGCATTCCGGACGAGATCGCCGAGCGCGGGGTCTTCGGCGTACTGCTGCAGTACCCGGGCGCCTCCGGCGTGGTGCGCGATCCGCGGCCGGTCATCGAGCGCGCCCATGAGCTGGGCGCCATCGTCACCGTCGCCGCCGATCTGCTCGCGCTCACCCTGCTCACCTCGCCCGGCGAACTGGGCGCGGACATCGCGGTGGGCAACAGCCAGCGGTTCGGCGTCCCGATGGGCTTCGGCGGACCGCACGCCGGGTTCATGTCGGTGCGCGACGCCTACGCCCGCAACCTTCCCGGCCGGCTGGTCGGGGTCTCCGTGGACGCCGACGGCGACAAGGCGTACCGGCTGGCGCTGCAGACCCGTGAGCAGCACATCCGCCGGGAGAAGGCCACCAGCAATATCTGCACCGCCCAGGTGCTGCTGGCCGTGATGGCCGGGATGTACGCCGTCTACCACGGCCCGGACGGGCTCGCCGCGATCGCCCGCCGCACCCACCGCTACGCCTCGGTGCTCGCCGAGGGGCTGCGGGCCGGCGGTGTCGAGGTGGTGCACGGCACGTTCTTCGACACCCTCACCGCGCGGGTGCCGGGCCGGGCCGCCGAGGTGGTCGCCGCGGGCCGGGAGGCCGGGGTCAACCTTCGGCTGACCGACGCCGACCACGTCGGCATCGCCTGCGACGAGACCACCGCCCGTGCGCAGCTCGCCGCCGTGTGGTCCGCCTTCGGGGTGGACGGCGGAAACGGCGACGCCACCGGGATCCCCGGCATCGACGAACTGGACGCCGCTGCGCCGGACGCGCTGCCCGCGGCCCTGCTGCGCCACGACGGCTATCTGGCCCACCCGGTCTTCCACCAGCACCGCTCCGAGACGGCGATGCTGCGCTATCTGCGGCGGCTGGCCGACCGGGACTACGCCCTGGACCGGGGCATGATCCCGCTCGGCTCCTGCACCATGAAGCTCAACGCGACCACCGAGATGGAGCCGGTCACCTGGCCCGAGTTCGGCGCGCTGCACCCCTTCGCACCGGCCGAGCAGGCCCAGGGCTATCTGACCCTGATCCGTGAGCTGGAGGAGCGGCTGGCCGAGGTCACCGGCTATGACAAGGTCTCCCTGCAGCCGAACGCCGGATCCCAGGGCGAGCTCGCCGGGCTGCTCGCGGTGCGCGCCTACCACCGCGCCAACGGGGACACCCAGCGCACCGTCTGCCTGATCCCGTCCTCCGCGCACGGCACCAACGCCGCCAGCGCCGTGATGGCCGGCATGAAGGTCGTCGTGGTCAAGACCGGTGAGGACGGCGAGATCGACACCGGCGACCTGCGCGCCAAGATCGAGAAGCATGGTGCCGAACTGGCCGTGCTGATGGTCACCTACCCCTCCACCCACGGTGTGTTCGAGGGCCACATCACCGAGATCTGCGCGGCCGTGCACGACGCGGGCGGTCAGGTCTACGTGGACGGCGCCAACCTCAACGCGCTGGTCGGGCTCGCCGAGCCGGGCCGGTTCGGCGGCGATGTCTCGCATCTGAACCTGCACAAGACCTTCTGCATCCCGCACGGCGGTGGCGGTCCCGGCGTCGGCCCGGTCGCGGTGCGCGAGCACCTGGCGCCCTACCTCCCCAACCATCCGCTGCAGCCCGCCGCAGGCCCGGCCACCGGAGTCGGCCCGGTCTCGGCCGCGCCGTGGGGCTCCGCGGGGATCCTGCCGATCTCCTGGGCGTACATCCGGCTGATGGGCGCCGAGGGGCTGCGCCGCGCGACCCAGGTCGCGGTGCTCGGCGCCAACTATGTCGCCAAGCGTCTCGAGCCGCACTACCCGGTGCTCTACACCGGCCCCGGCGGCCTGGTGGCCCATGAGTGCATCGTGGATCTGCGGCCGCTGACGAAGGCCACCGGCGTGACGGTCGACGATGTGGCCAAGCGCCTGATCGACTACGGCTTCCACGCGCCGACGATGTCGTTCCCCGTCGCCGGGACGCTGATGATCGAGCCGACCGAGAGCGAGGATCTGACGGAGCTGGACCGCTTCTGCCAGGCGATGATCGCCATCCGGGCCGAGATCGAGAAGGTCGGCTCCGGCGAGTGGGCCAAGGAGGACAACCCGCTCCGGAACGCCCCGCATACGGCGGCGTCGCTGACCGGGGAGTGGGACCACCCGTACTCCCGGGAGGAAGCGGTCTTCCCGGCCGGGGTCTCGGCGGCCGACAAGTACTGGCCGCCGGTGCGGCGGATCGACGGGGCCTATGGGGACCGTAACCTCGTCTGCTCCTGCCCGCCGCTGGAGTCCTACGAGGGCTGA
- a CDS encoding PRC-barrel domain-containing protein, with protein MGESVQTDIDPRTLIGRKAFDREGSKIGTVDEVYLDDATGEPEWAAVRTGLFSRDVFVPLEPSEVVGDTLRVPYDRTLIKDAPDFGVGRHLSPEQELQLYHHYGLDVTG; from the coding sequence GTGGGAGAGAGCGTGCAGACCGATATCGACCCGCGGACCCTGATCGGCCGCAAGGCATTCGACCGCGAGGGCTCCAAGATCGGCACCGTGGACGAGGTCTATCTCGACGACGCGACCGGCGAGCCCGAATGGGCGGCCGTACGCACCGGGCTGTTCAGCCGGGACGTCTTCGTGCCGCTCGAACCGAGCGAGGTCGTCGGCGACACCCTGCGGGTGCCGTACGACCGAACACTGATCAAGGACGCCCCGGACTTCGGCGTCGGCCGCCACCTCTCCCCCGAGCAGGAGTTGCAGCTCTACCACCACTACGGGCTGGACGTCACGGGCTGA
- a CDS encoding MerR family transcriptional regulator: protein MRSTGDGTAAGGPYTLQGSAPADPAVKARVAAQAAPPREPTAGETERVGYRGPTACAAAGITYRQLDYWARTGLVEPSVRPAYGSGSQRLYSFRDVVVLKIVKRLLDTGVSLQNIRAAVTHLRARELDDLAQMTLMSDGATVYECTSPDEVVDLLQGGQGVFGIAVGVVWRDVESALSQLHGERVDTGETLIRHNPTDELAARRNRAG, encoded by the coding sequence GTGAGAAGCACCGGCGACGGCACGGCAGCCGGCGGTCCGTATACGCTCCAGGGGAGCGCACCGGCCGATCCGGCAGTGAAGGCTCGGGTCGCGGCACAGGCAGCACCGCCGCGTGAGCCCACCGCGGGGGAGACGGAGCGGGTCGGGTACCGCGGACCCACCGCATGCGCGGCCGCGGGCATCACCTACCGCCAGCTCGACTACTGGGCCCGCACCGGCCTGGTGGAGCCGAGCGTCCGGCCCGCGTACGGCTCGGGCAGCCAGCGGCTCTACAGCTTCCGGGACGTGGTCGTCCTCAAAATCGTGAAGCGGCTGCTGGACACCGGCGTATCGCTGCAGAACATCCGGGCGGCGGTGACTCATCTGCGCGCCCGGGAGCTCGACGACCTGGCCCAGATGACGCTGATGAGCGACGGCGCGACCGTCTACGAGTGCACCTCGCCCGATGAGGTCGTGGACCTCCTCCAGGGCGGTCAGGGCGTCTTCGGGATCGCCGTGGGTGTCGTCTGGCGGGATGTCGAGAGCGCGCTGTCGCAGCTGCACGGCGAGCGGGTGGACACCGGTGAGACGCTGATCCGGCACAACCCCACCGATGAGCTCGCGGCGCGTCGCAACCGGGCCGGTTGA
- a CDS encoding bifunctional nuclease family protein, translated as MNELDVVGVRVEMPSNQPIVLLREVGGDRYLPIWIGPGEATAIAFAQQGMAPARPLTHDLFKDVLEAVGQQLTEVRITDLREGVFYAELVFASGVEVSARPSDAIALALRTGTPIYGSDGVLDDAGIAIPDEQEDEVEKFREFLDQISPEDFGTSSQ; from the coding sequence GTGAACGAGCTCGACGTCGTGGGTGTCCGGGTGGAAATGCCCTCCAACCAACCGATCGTGCTCCTGCGTGAAGTGGGAGGCGACCGGTACCTCCCCATCTGGATCGGACCAGGTGAGGCGACCGCGATCGCCTTCGCTCAGCAGGGCATGGCTCCGGCGCGCCCGCTGACTCATGATCTTTTCAAAGACGTACTCGAAGCGGTCGGCCAGCAGCTCACGGAGGTCCGGATCACGGATCTGCGCGAGGGGGTCTTCTACGCGGAGCTGGTCTTCGCCAGCGGCGTGGAGGTCAGCGCCCGGCCGTCCGACGCCATAGCGCTCGCGCTGCGCACCGGAACGCCGATCTACGGCAGCGACGGCGTGCTGGACGACGCCGGTATCGCGATCCCGGACGAGCAGGAGGACGAGGTGGAGAAGTTCCGCGAGTTCCTCGACCAGATCTCGCCCGAGGACTTCGGAACCAGCAGCCAGTGA